The genomic window TTCGAGCGTATGGGTTTTCATCACATGAAAGCCCGGTCACCCAAAGCCATAATCTATCTTCTGCATCGCCCAATACCTCCAAGAGCAATTGCGAGGTAGCCGATGACAGTCCTCTAGACTCAAGCTCGGGCATCAACATACTAAATCTGGCAATATTGTCTTGAGAGGTAACTTCTCGTAATTCATTTACGAGCTCAGGCGAATCGCAAGGTTTCACAAAATATCACTAATCTAGAGCATTTAGTAAATTTTCCACCCAATTTTATGGGATCATTCCAAGAAAAATTGGGACAAGAAAGAAGAAAGTTTGTATGAAGGAAAAGCAAAATGAGTGTTGTTCGATTTGGCAATAATTACGCTTTCCAAAAAGCGGGCCCGTGGGGATTTGAACCCCAGTCTTTGGCTCCGAAGGCCAAAAGGATAATCCAGACTACCCTACGGGCCCAAAAGGATATGATCTATTTTCTTGATAAGCGTTTGTTTTCGCTAAGTCAAAGATTTATGGGTATGAGTAAGAACTATGTGTTTTTGCGGGCCTCCGAAAATCATTACCACTCATGATAGTTCCGTGATCAAACCGAATGGAACAAAAAAGTTCATGATTTTGCGTTGAGAACCATTCTAAAAATTCTCTCAAGATCGCTTCTATCCACCCTTCTAGGATTAGCAGCGAGGCATCCATTTCTCGACGCGTCATCTATGAGCGCCCTGATTTCTTCATCGCTTATCTCCAAATTATCGAGACGATGCGGTATTCCGATTTCTGAAGAGAGGCTTCGCACAGAGTGCACAACGCCCATTGCAATCTGAACTGGGGGAGGATCACCGTGATTGTTTGAATAGAGATCTATCATCTTGGCGAGTGCTACCAGCTTTTCTGCAACTGCCTCGCAATTAAACTCGAGACAATAAGGCAATAAAACTGAATTTGCCACGCCATGAGGTATGTTGAATCTGCCGCCAAGCGGTTCGGCCATAGCGTGAACCATACCAAGTCCGGATATGGAAAAGGCCATTCCAGCAAGAGTGCTCGCAGCAATCATACAACTCCTTGCCTCAATATTTTTCCCGTCATAAACTGCGTTCTTCAAGTTCTTCATGATAAGTTTTATTGCCTCGACAGCAAGGGCATCAGACATTACGTGCGCATTCTTTGAGATATAAGCCTCAAGAGCATGCGTTAGCGCGTCCATTCCCGTATAAGCCGTGATCGATTTGG from Methanomassiliicoccales archaeon includes these protein-coding regions:
- a CDS encoding iron-containing alcohol dehydrogenase — its product is MNSFNFYVPTKVIFGRGCARSIGEILSKNRVNTALVITDNGVRKASCVARIISVLDDTGIVYDIYDGVMQNPREENVFEALEMLNKHKHEAIVAVGGGSVIDTAKATLAILKENCDIHELYHREVAGTAPLPLIAIPTTAGTGSEVTRSAVITDARAKVKETIRGDALYPKVALVDPELTISLPKSITAYTGMDALTHALEAYISKNAHVMSDALAVEAIKLIMKNLKNAVYDGKNIEARSCMIAASTLAGMAFSISGLGMVHAMAEPLGGRFNIPHGVANSVLLPYCLEFNCEAVAEKLVALAKMIDLYSNNHGDPPPVQIAMGVVHSVRSLSSEIGIPHRLDNLEISDEEIRALIDDASRNGCLAANPRRVDRSDLERIFRMVLNAKS